One genomic segment of Nitrospira sp. includes these proteins:
- the exbB gene encoding TonB-system energizer ExbB, which yields MDSLKHVVDYGIIGLLLGLSLWSVAVAVERWLFYRNINAAHYPNAQVYEIALTRRLVIIGTVAANAPYIGLLGTVLGIMLTFHTMGTSGTMAVNTIMIGLSLALKATAVGLLVAIPCVVMNNILRRRVAELLTQYKVDHGSSAS from the coding sequence ATGGACTCACTGAAACATGTCGTGGACTATGGCATCATCGGACTCTTGCTCGGCCTGAGTCTGTGGTCGGTCGCCGTCGCCGTTGAGCGCTGGCTCTTCTACCGCAACATCAACGCCGCGCACTACCCCAACGCCCAGGTGTATGAAATTGCCCTGACGAGGCGATTGGTGATCATCGGGACGGTGGCGGCCAACGCTCCCTACATCGGACTGCTGGGCACCGTCCTGGGAATCATGCTGACCTTCCACACCATGGGCACGTCCGGCACCATGGCGGTCAACACGATCATGATCGGATTGAGCCTCGCCTTGAAAGCGACCGCCGTGGGATTGCTCGTCGCCATTCCCTGTGTAGTCATGAATAACATTCTCCGACGCCGGGTCGCCGAACTGCTGACCCAGTACAAGGTGGATCATGGATCGTCAGCAAGTTGA
- a CDS encoding iron ABC transporter permease: MTTFRQQLASPLQLAAIATAGLILLPLGYVTVLALSADPAVWSRLWATRIPELLFNTVTLAGAVAVLTLILGVSTAWLVVRFDFPGRRLWEVALILPLAMPTYVLAYVYTYLLGFGGPVERLWQLWAGPQAHIVSPQSFWGTTLVMALDTFPFVYLLTRSALLSLNVSFEEVSRVCGVSRLMTLWRVTLPLMRPSIAAGVALVILYVVSDFGAVSLLRYQTLTYAVFQQMTGRSDNTAASILSVLLVVLALLFLVTERWFRQRSRFYQTTGRYRPPQRVRCTWVGTASITAVMSLIVAMSFGVPAYLLITWSLSPEAQAIVDSRFFGFIWNSALLAAAAATVGVIIGLPLAYLASRRPTALNIGCLQAAYAGYVLPGPVAALAVLVLCLKIAPVMYGTILLLVIAYVIHFLPAGLQSLEPALQQITPNLEEVARTLGLGVRDTWRRVTLPLVRNGFVVAWVLMFLQTMKELPATLLLRPVGFDTLAIRVWLEASEEYFQLAAPAALLIVLLSLPALFLLVSKDWRAA, encoded by the coding sequence GTGACGACGTTTCGCCAGCAGCTCGCCTCTCCGCTGCAACTTGCCGCCATCGCCACCGCCGGGCTGATCCTGCTTCCGCTCGGCTATGTCACCGTCCTTGCGCTCTCAGCTGACCCGGCGGTCTGGTCCCGCCTCTGGGCGACGAGAATTCCTGAACTGCTGTTCAACACCGTCACCCTCGCAGGGGCGGTGGCCGTCCTCACATTGATCCTGGGCGTCTCCACGGCATGGCTGGTCGTTCGGTTCGATTTCCCGGGACGCCGCCTCTGGGAAGTCGCATTGATTCTTCCGCTCGCCATGCCGACCTACGTCCTGGCCTACGTCTACACCTATCTTCTGGGATTCGGCGGACCGGTGGAACGCCTCTGGCAACTCTGGGCCGGGCCGCAAGCCCACATTGTGTCACCGCAAAGTTTTTGGGGCACGACCCTCGTGATGGCGCTCGACACCTTCCCCTTCGTCTACCTGCTCACCCGAAGCGCGCTCTTAAGCCTGAATGTGTCGTTCGAGGAGGTATCGCGAGTCTGCGGAGTGTCCCGGCTCATGACGCTCTGGCGCGTGACCCTCCCCCTAATGCGCCCGTCGATCGCCGCAGGAGTCGCGCTGGTCATTCTCTATGTGGTCTCGGATTTCGGCGCGGTGTCGCTGCTGCGCTACCAGACGCTGACTTACGCCGTCTTTCAACAGATGACCGGACGGTCCGACAATACCGCCGCCAGCATTCTGAGTGTCTTGCTCGTCGTCCTGGCGCTGCTCTTTCTCGTCACCGAACGCTGGTTTCGCCAGCGCAGCCGCTTCTACCAGACCACCGGCCGCTATCGCCCGCCGCAGCGCGTGCGCTGCACCTGGGTCGGCACGGCCTCGATCACTGCGGTCATGAGCCTGATCGTCGCCATGTCTTTCGGCGTTCCCGCCTACTTGCTGATCACCTGGAGTCTCTCGCCGGAAGCACAAGCGATCGTCGATAGCCGATTCTTTGGCTTTATCTGGAACAGCGCCCTGTTGGCGGCCGCCGCCGCCACCGTCGGCGTGATCATCGGCCTGCCATTGGCGTATCTGGCAAGCCGACGCCCGACGGCTCTCAATATCGGCTGTCTCCAAGCCGCCTATGCCGGCTATGTACTACCAGGGCCGGTCGCCGCGCTCGCAGTGCTCGTGCTTTGCCTGAAGATCGCCCCGGTGATGTACGGGACAATCCTCTTGTTGGTGATCGCCTATGTGATCCACTTTCTCCCCGCCGGGCTCCAATCGCTGGAACCGGCCCTGCAACAGATCACGCCGAATCTCGAAGAAGTCGCCCGCACGCTGGGGCTGGGCGTCCGCGACACCTGGCGCCGCGTGACGCTGCCGCTGGTTCGCAACGGGTTTGTCGTCGCCTGGGTGCTCATGTTTCTTCAGACCATGAAAGAACTGCCGGCGACGCTGCTCTTGCGCCCGGTCGGCTTCGATACCTTGGCCATTCGCGTCTGGCTGGAAGCGAGTGAGGAGTATTTCCAATTAGCGGCGCCGGCGGCGCTGCTCATCGTGCTCTTGAGTCTGCCGGCCTTGTTCCTCTTGGTCTCAAAAGACTGGAGGGCCGCGTAA
- a CDS encoding Fur family transcriptional regulator, translating into MPKHVKEMEALKAHLGKHQLKYTRQRELILDAFLQQEHITAEEMYHQLAKKDPHLGLATIYRTLNLFCEAGLAQARHFGTQTQYDNISHKGHHDHLICTDCGKIVEFENCEIEKLQQEVATRNGFTISTHRLELYGLCGRCRH; encoded by the coding sequence ATGCCCAAACATGTGAAAGAGATGGAAGCGCTGAAAGCGCACCTCGGCAAACACCAGCTGAAGTACACGCGCCAGCGCGAACTCATTCTTGACGCGTTCCTCCAGCAGGAACACATCACCGCCGAAGAGATGTACCACCAACTGGCGAAGAAAGACCCGCACCTGGGGCTTGCCACCATCTACCGTACCCTCAACCTGTTTTGCGAAGCCGGTCTGGCACAGGCCCGGCATTTCGGCACGCAGACGCAATATGACAACATTTCCCACAAGGGTCATCACGACCATCTGATTTGCACCGACTGCGGCAAGATCGTGGAGTTTGAAAACTGCGAGATTGAAAAGCTTCAGCAGGAAGTCGCCACCCGGAACGGCTTCACCATTTCCACTCACCGCCTTGAACTCTACGGCCTCTGCGGACGCTGTCGTCATTGA
- a CDS encoding energy transducer TonB, whose protein sequence is MGKWIADLEKHYPATLRLEGVQGKVVLVAMLHENGTLTDVKIAKSSGNALLDQAAIADVEQGPPIKLSRPLGRPQRPIKFSISYDLKTAR, encoded by the coding sequence ATGGGGAAATGGATTGCCGACCTGGAAAAACACTATCCGGCAACATTACGGTTGGAAGGCGTGCAGGGGAAAGTCGTGCTCGTGGCAATGCTGCATGAGAACGGCACGCTGACGGATGTGAAGATCGCAAAAAGTTCAGGAAATGCCCTGCTCGATCAAGCAGCCATTGCCGATGTGGAGCAAGGCCCACCGATCAAGCTTTCACGCCCGCTCGGCCGCCCGCAGCGCCCCATCAAGTTCTCGATCAGTTACGATCTGAAAACGGCTCGGTGA
- a CDS encoding response regulator transcription factor: protein MKILLVDDHALVRRGVAHVLQEDLPDLTIVEKGTALDALEAVHATPWDLVILDINLPDKSGLDALKDIKRISPDLPVLILSLYPEAQYARRALKAGASGYLTKDTAPEEVTTAVKRILQGGRYVSAALAEQLAADLGTTSGEAREPHERLSDRELEVLRLIGSGRTPTEIAEQLALSIKTVSTYRARILEKLNLRTTAELIRFAVDHQLAK from the coding sequence ATGAAAATCCTGTTGGTTGATGACCATGCCCTGGTCCGCCGCGGTGTCGCCCATGTGCTCCAGGAAGACCTCCCCGACCTGACGATCGTCGAGAAAGGCACCGCACTGGATGCCCTTGAGGCCGTTCACGCCACTCCCTGGGATCTCGTCATTCTCGACATCAATCTGCCTGACAAAAGCGGTCTCGATGCGCTCAAAGACATCAAGCGGATCTCTCCAGACTTGCCGGTGCTGATACTCAGCCTCTACCCGGAAGCTCAGTATGCCAGACGCGCGCTGAAAGCCGGTGCCTCCGGTTATCTCACCAAAGACACCGCGCCGGAAGAAGTCACGACTGCCGTGAAACGGATCTTGCAGGGGGGCCGGTATGTGAGCGCCGCGCTGGCAGAGCAACTCGCCGCCGATCTCGGCACCACCTCCGGCGAGGCTCGGGAACCGCACGAAAGGCTCTCGGATCGGGAACTCGAAGTGCTCCGACTCATCGGATCAGGCCGGACTCCCACGGAAATTGCCGAGCAGCTTGCCCTCAGTATCAAAACCGTCAGCACCTATCGAGCACGCATCCTGGAGAAGTTGAACCTTCGAACGACGGCTGAGTTGATCCGCTTTGCCGTTGACCATCAGCTGGCGAAGTGA
- a CDS encoding ABC transporter ATP-binding protein, which produces MHTETHHVVNQPDLYQPASNVLELRAVACAYETGRPAIRNISFAAREGEILCLLGPSGCGKTTILRAIAGFEPVRSGELFLSGRLVSNANLTVPTEERRVGMVFQEYALFPHLRVADNIAFGLQHLSRGDRRCQVQEMLTLTGLEGFDRRYPHELSGGQQQRVALARALVQNPVVLLLDEPFSNLDPDMAGRMRQDLHALLRRTKTTTILVTHDHEEAFAMADRIAVLNQGVLEQMDTPELIYHMPASPFVADFVGQADFIQGEIRDGMIHTELGEFPNTLPGEEGTAVVVMIRPDDIHLSPAKGAGARIQARQFRGSENLYTVSLPSGQIVHSSEGSTSVYQEGTAVELQVLATHTVVFPAPTATS; this is translated from the coding sequence ATGCACACTGAAACACATCACGTCGTGAACCAACCGGACCTCTACCAGCCCGCGTCCAATGTGCTGGAGCTGCGCGCCGTGGCCTGCGCCTATGAAACCGGAAGGCCGGCGATCCGCAATATCTCCTTTGCCGCACGCGAGGGAGAAATTCTCTGCCTGTTAGGCCCCTCCGGTTGCGGGAAGACCACGATCCTCCGGGCAATTGCCGGATTCGAACCGGTCCGGTCCGGCGAACTGTTTCTTTCCGGGCGCCTGGTGTCGAATGCGAATCTCACCGTCCCGACCGAAGAGCGGCGTGTCGGCATGGTCTTCCAGGAATATGCGCTGTTCCCCCATCTGCGCGTGGCGGACAACATCGCCTTCGGGCTCCAACACCTGTCCCGGGGGGACCGGAGGTGCCAGGTCCAAGAGATGCTCACACTCACCGGCCTGGAAGGATTTGATCGCCGCTATCCGCATGAACTGTCGGGCGGGCAACAGCAGCGCGTCGCGCTCGCCCGCGCACTCGTGCAGAATCCCGTCGTCCTCCTGCTGGATGAGCCCTTCAGCAATCTGGATCCCGACATGGCCGGCCGGATGCGCCAGGACCTGCATGCGCTGCTGCGGCGCACCAAGACCACGACCATCCTTGTCACGCACGATCACGAAGAAGCCTTTGCGATGGCCGACCGGATCGCGGTCTTGAACCAGGGCGTATTGGAACAGATGGATACGCCGGAATTGATCTACCACATGCCGGCCAGTCCCTTCGTAGCAGACTTTGTGGGGCAGGCCGACTTTATCCAGGGCGAAATCCGTGACGGGATGATTCACACGGAGCTGGGCGAGTTTCCCAATACGCTTCCCGGCGAGGAAGGCACCGCCGTCGTCGTCATGATCAGACCGGACGATATCCACCTCTCGCCGGCCAAGGGGGCAGGCGCCCGCATTCAAGCGCGCCAGTTCCGGGGATCTGAAAACCTGTATACCGTCAGCCTTCCCTCGGGACAGATCGTTCACAGCAGCGAGGGCTCGACCAGTGTGTATCAGGAAGGGACCGCCGTAGAGCTGCAGGTTCTGGCCACGCACACCGTTGTGTTCCCTGCTCCCACTGCGACAAGCTAG
- a CDS encoding extracellular solute-binding protein, with product MISRHHRHMPALLLILITFCALSFPLTDSIAADKLVVYSGRAERLIKPVFDAFTAKTGIQVDLLSSGTTELVNRLKAEGDRTPADLLLTNDAGSLELARGAGLLRPLNMREVERAIPSQFRAADNSWVGLSGRFWIIVYNTTMVKPDQLISLLDLANPQWKDKLAIPNSGSEYLQAGVSVIRAAHGDERTKKFLEGLRDNAGSQVYQKSSQIVDAVAKGQVAVGIVNHYYVYRHLATQPAAPLAVIMPDQKDGGMGAIMNVTGIGITKSSTHVDNAKLLIEFLVAQAGQKMFADLDKEYPLHPEVKADPALVDRKSFRAALVPLTRLAELREPTLTLIEQVGLR from the coding sequence ATGATCTCGCGTCACCATCGCCACATGCCGGCCCTGCTTCTGATCCTCATCACATTCTGCGCACTGTCCTTTCCGCTCACCGATTCGATTGCGGCCGACAAATTGGTCGTCTATTCAGGTCGGGCAGAACGTTTAATCAAGCCGGTGTTCGATGCGTTCACCGCGAAAACCGGCATCCAGGTGGATCTCCTGTCATCCGGTACTACAGAACTCGTCAACCGGCTGAAGGCGGAAGGCGATCGAACCCCCGCTGACCTCCTGTTGACCAATGATGCCGGAAGCCTTGAACTTGCGCGCGGGGCCGGACTCTTGCGGCCGCTCAACATGCGCGAGGTCGAACGAGCCATTCCGTCCCAGTTCCGCGCCGCAGACAATAGCTGGGTGGGCCTCTCCGGCCGGTTTTGGATTATTGTGTACAACACGACGATGGTGAAGCCCGATCAGCTCATCTCCCTGCTCGACCTGGCGAATCCCCAATGGAAAGACAAGCTTGCGATCCCCAACTCCGGCAGTGAATATCTTCAGGCGGGCGTGTCGGTGATCCGCGCCGCTCACGGCGACGAGCGCACCAAGAAATTCCTGGAGGGCCTGCGGGATAACGCCGGCTCGCAGGTCTACCAGAAAAGCTCCCAGATCGTGGATGCCGTGGCCAAAGGGCAGGTCGCCGTGGGCATCGTGAATCACTATTACGTGTACCGCCACCTCGCCACGCAGCCCGCCGCGCCGTTGGCCGTCATCATGCCGGATCAAAAAGACGGCGGTATGGGCGCGATTATGAATGTGACAGGGATCGGGATCACCAAATCGAGCACCCATGTCGACAATGCGAAGCTGCTGATCGAGTTTCTCGTCGCACAAGCCGGACAGAAGATGTTTGCCGATTTGGACAAGGAATATCCATTACATCCGGAAGTAAAGGCAGACCCGGCCCTGGTCGATCGAAAGAGCTTCCGCGCGGCCCTCGTGCCGCTGACACGATTGGCTGAGCTCCGGGAACCGACTCTGACGCTCATCGAGCAAGTGGGCCTCCGCTAA
- a CDS encoding biopolymer transporter ExbD, whose translation MDRQQVDQINVIPLVDVMLVLLVIVLTTATFISTGQIPVNLAKAKSVSDRKDVPLVITLTSEGHLFLNDKAIPDDGLPAALGNESRDSAVVVRADKVTILERFVALVDEVRGLGFQQVSLEVIRL comes from the coding sequence ATGGATCGTCAGCAAGTTGATCAAATCAACGTCATCCCGCTCGTGGATGTCATGCTCGTGCTGCTGGTCATCGTCCTGACCACCGCCACCTTCATCAGCACGGGGCAGATCCCGGTCAATCTGGCCAAAGCGAAGTCGGTCAGCGACCGCAAAGATGTGCCCCTCGTCATTACGCTCACTTCAGAAGGGCATCTGTTCCTGAACGACAAGGCCATACCGGATGACGGCTTGCCAGCTGCGCTCGGCAACGAATCGCGCGACTCTGCCGTCGTCGTACGGGCGGACAAGGTAACCATACTCGAACGCTTCGTCGCCCTCGTCGATGAAGTGCGCGGGTTGGGCTTTCAGCAAGTCAGCCTTGAGGTGATCCGGTTGTGA
- a CDS encoding response regulator transcription factor yields the protein MPIRPAPRAARTILIADSELPTRMGLHTILAALPGLNVLFPVSSATELLTDAGRWRPDLVLMGTRFSDGDGIETCRALLSRCPDLRIVFVANAATAQLLLHTMQAGAMGFILKTFHPSRLSGVVTQVLAGKPAFDYDLMSTALKWMGQQAESPQGLAPHLSPRHQQILPLLSEGLTNKEIGAQLNLSEKTVKNYLADLFDRLHMSRRSQVAAWFINRTVQHIPPPYTSMAAETIRGRTRSRSLIQEELLHAHNSAY from the coding sequence ATGCCCATACGCCCCGCACCCCGCGCCGCTCGTACCATCCTCATCGCTGACTCCGAACTGCCCACGCGCATGGGGCTTCACACAATTCTGGCAGCCTTGCCTGGCCTGAATGTGCTGTTTCCCGTTTCCTCGGCCACCGAACTGCTGACAGACGCAGGCCGGTGGCGGCCGGACTTGGTGCTGATGGGCACCAGATTTTCAGATGGCGACGGGATCGAAACCTGTCGAGCCCTCCTCAGTCGATGCCCGGACCTGCGTATCGTGTTCGTCGCCAATGCCGCCACCGCACAACTGCTCCTCCACACGATGCAGGCCGGCGCGATGGGCTTCATTCTCAAAACCTTTCACCCTTCCAGGCTGTCCGGAGTCGTCACGCAGGTGCTGGCCGGAAAACCGGCGTTCGATTACGATCTCATGAGCACCGCCCTGAAGTGGATGGGGCAGCAGGCAGAATCCCCGCAAGGGCTGGCCCCACACCTCTCTCCCAGACATCAGCAGATCCTCCCGCTCCTGAGCGAGGGTCTTACCAACAAGGAAATCGGCGCCCAGCTCAACTTGAGCGAGAAGACCGTCAAAAACTACCTCGCCGACCTCTTCGACCGGCTGCACATGTCGCGCCGCTCCCAAGTCGCCGCCTGGTTCATCAATCGCACAGTCCAGCATATCCCGCCTCCCTATACATCCATGGCGGCCGAGACAATCCGGGGACGCACTCGCTCCCGCTCACTGATTCAAGAGGAGCTATTGCATGCCCACAATTCTGCTTATTAG